Below is a window of Micromonas commoda chromosome 14, complete sequence DNA.
CTGGCGAGTAGATCAAAGACGGACCCGCCGGAGGTTAAGGCGTTACCGAAAACGTCTCGCGCGTGAACAGTCACGGCCGTTTGCgaccccgcgacgacgggaaccttgccgacgccgatggattcgccggtggcggtgcacgcgccggtcgaggcgtcgccgacggtgacgtccgTGCCGAGGTAATCCGTCCCCATCTTGATCTGCTGGCCGTAAAGCAGGACCACGAGGGAGCTTCGGCCGGACTCGGTGGCGTTATAACTGCCGATGTACACGTCGTGTTCCTCGTCGTAGTGAACGCTCGCGACTCTTCCCTGCGCGTATTCCTTCCCGAAAGGAACGAGCCTCGCCTCGACGATGGTGGGTACCTCGCCCGGACGCGGATGCTGCGGGAGGGAGGGCTTGTCCTGCGGCGCGATGTactcgccgcggcccgcggcgttcccgccgcggtcgaagAGCTCCACCCGAAACCACGACAGCACCCCGGTCTTGGCCTTggccacgccgtcgccggacaCCACCGAGGTTTCCACgctggcggtggacgcggctaTGTCCATCGTCTGCGGCTTCCCAACCGTCTCGTACGTTCCGTCCTGCGCGTTGAAGTGCACCGTGAACGTGTACTTGCCAGCCTCGGTGGGCACGTACTCGCCGTAGAAGTGGTAGGTggcggggccggggcgggaCGTGTCCGTCAGCCGGGTCAGCGTGAACGCGTCGGTCCCCACGGCGttgacgtccacggcgacgccgagtccGTCCCGCGGGAAGACGTGGTAGTCGATCCTGTTGCCGTAAGCGTCCTCGGGGTAGATCATGACCTCGATCTTGTCGCCGACGTATCCGTTGCCCGCCTTGGCGTGACCGAGCCATTCGACAACCGCCGTGGCGGTGGGACCGGAGTAgaccacgacgtcgaccaagcccgcgtccaccacgccGGATGCGGACACCACCGGCCCGATCCCTCGGGGCACGCCAGCCTTGAAGTTGGGGTTGTCCTCCTCCGGGCCGATCAAGGTCTGGAACAGCCGCGTGCCAGCCTTGGTCTGCGTCAGGCTCACGCTGTAGCTCCCGTTGCAGTTGTCGAGGAtggaggcgtcgccggcgggaccggcgccgagcggctCTTTATCCAGCTTGACCTGcacgaacccgcgcgcggcggatcccACGACGCACGGGTCCACGCCGTTCCACTCGtagtcggcgctcgccgggaaccccgcgcccgagtccGTGACCAACTCGATAGTGTACCCCGTCTTCTGACCGGCGTAGGATCCCGTCAGCGCCGGCCCGGAGGCTCTCGACAGCAGCGGGTTGATGTTCATGTACAGCGGATTGACCAGGATGTTCACCGTCTTGGGCGATCCGggaacgtcgacgccgtcgagttTGACGCTGACGGTGACGTCGCCCGGGGACTTACCGGTCCAGCTGGCGACCAAgttgccgacgccgtcgggcgcgggctgcGTCGTgacctccgcgcggtgcgttGGGGAGACGCTCAGCGAATACCTCGAAGCGTCGCCCGGGCGCAACGCCGCGTGATTACCGCGGCTGTCCCTCGGGGTGATGATCACGGGAAGttccaccctcgcggcggctccgtcTTCGGTGCCAAAGCCCGACATGGAGCCGGATACCATAAAACCtcgcacggcgcgagcggggtgCGGGGAGTCCGTCACGTTGTAGTATTCGCTGTGCCAGAGCGTGCGGCCGTCGTTGGGGTACTTgctctcgacgacgcgctccaCGTCGACGGTTGCCAGGATGAACCCGATCTTACCGACCGTGTAGTTGACCAGGTAGGTGCCGTTCGTGTGGTTGTTGGTGGCGTTGAGGATGGAACTGGAACCAGCCAGGGTGCCGTGGCCGGAGAGGTCCGGGCCGTCGGGAATGAACTCGACGGTGGTCTCCTCGGCAGCCACGATGGCAGACGTGGCGTCGAAAATCTCACCCACCCTCACGTCCAGTTTCACGCCGATTTCGTACCCCTTGCAGTCCTCAATCTCGTAGTAGTGCTGGTAATACGGCTGGCAACCTCGGCGGACTGGCACGAGCAGCGACCCGTCGTGCACGATGTTGTTGCCGAACCTGTCGCGAACCTGCACCCTGAAGTAGTTCGGCTGGGAGACAATCGCGGGCTCGGTGATGCCCGGGCCCCACACCGCGAAGTGGCGCGGCGACAGCGCCGCCGGCTGGACAACGACGGGCAGCGGCACCTTGTCTTCGCCCACGACCTCCCCGTTCACCGTGACCCACAGCTCGTACGGTCCGGCTTTGATCGGGGTGAAGGACAGGCGGTAGAGTCCGTTGAGCATGTTGGTCACCCGCACGGAGATCTCCTCTCCGCGGTTCTGATCGATGTGCCCCCGGGTGGCGTTCAATCGCGCGGTGACCGTGACCTGCGGGGCGGCGTAAGGGTCGTACTTGGCGTCGTTCCTGTAGATGTCCCTCGTCTGAACCACCAGCTTCTGagcctcgccggcgacgaaggTGTTATCGCGCATGCGGCTCGAATCGTAGCCCATCACCCCCGAGTTTGTGTGGAAAACAATCGtgcccttcgccgccgctctcgccggcgccgcgaccagCTTGAACGGCGAACCCTGCACGTGAGCCCCGCCCAGGGTCACGTTCAACTCGTACGGAGCGACGGTTCCGTCGATCTTGTACCtgacgcgatcggcgcgccaCTTCACCTCGTACCCGCAagtcgtcttcgtcgcgacggcttcACCCGGGAAAGATCCGTCCGAAACATTACCGAAGGAATTACCCGAAGGGGagatgacgacgtcgaacgcgtcggtgacggaTTCAAAGTCTTGCGGAACGCCGTGCTCGTTCATCGGTTTGATGATGAAGACGttgtccgcgccggcgacgccgcagaTGGCGTTCGCGACTCCGCACGCCGCGTAGCTGCCCGTTTCGGCTTTTTCATCCGGACAGcgcccggacgcggcgtttTTGACGGCGTacgtgagcgccgcggacgtgttcgcgtgcgtcgccgtcagGTTGAACGGCGAGTTCTTGACGTGCGAGGTGCCGATCATCACCGAGAAACTCTGGTTCGTTCCAGTGACGGGCGGCACGAACGTCAAGGAGTAGGTTCCGTTTTTGTTATcccgcaccgcggcgaacacgGGCGGATCCCGGTCCAACGTCGCCGACACCACCTCCCCGCCGAcggtccgcgcgctcccaaactcgtcccgcgcggtgagcgtGAACGTCGTCTCTttccccgccaccgcggtgagatccgcgccgttcgccgcgacgtcctccacGGTCGATTCCTTCGCCACCGGTcctccggcggcgaaggaaaCCTTGGTGTACGGCGAGTCACCAGCGGCGACCCCCTTGAGCTCGACGTCCAGCTTGTAACTACCCGCGGTGTAAGACAACAGGGTGACGTTGAAGGTACCAgtggacgcgtcggtcaAATTGCACGTCGCGGTCACGTTCGGagacgccgcagccgcagccgtcgcggtgagcgtcgccgagcagtcgccgtcggcgagcgtAGTCGTCTCGTTCGTAATCGGGTTACCGTGCGCGTCCCGAGCGACTACTCGGACGAAGTGCTTCACCCCCGAGAGACCGCCGAAgagccccgcgccgtccacggtggacgacgacgcgtccaggGTACCCTCCGTGACGGTCACGGTCGACGTCCCGGACACGTTCACGCCGTTCAGCGAGGCGGAGAATACGTAAGTTCCCGCCGCTTTGGGCGTAACCGTAAAGTCGTAGTACCCGCCAGTCTTgttccgcgtcggcggggtggagacgacgtcgtcggggttgGATACGGGCACTCCGTCGAGCGTGAACGCGGGGACAAAGGCGTCGTGGCCGTCGCCGGTTTCGTCGTGACACTTCGCGttgccgttcgcgtccgccgcgtgcacgcgcagcacgagctcgtcgcccgctgacgccgtcgagggaaTCGTCGACTGATcgacgctcgagcgcgacgcgtcggtcgcgcccgcgacgacggtgaccgTCTTTGGCCAGGCACCACCGATGGCGTTAGATCCAACGCCCTCGCGAACGTCCAACGCGtggtccaccgccgccgtcaccgtgtACGTCACCGCGtacgtcccgtcgccgttgtcgaggacgacgtcggtgtcgtcggcgccggcgtcgcctgcGTTTTTCTTCGCCAGAGTCTTCGTCTGCGAAGCCCCGCCGGTTACCGGGGTCCACGTCAGCGTCACGGTGAGATCCGATCCGCCAACCGCcaggccgacgccgtcggcgtcggccgcctcgatcgtgaacgtcgcgcgctcgcccgcgaccgcgcgctcgaggccgtcgcccgcAGCCTCGAacatcgccggcgtcgccgcgcccgccgcggacaccgcTTTTAACCCCCGATACGGACTACTCGCCACCGGGGTACCCCTGAGCAGGACGTTGAGCTCGTACTCCGTCCcggtgctcgcgggcgtccaccgcgccgagtacgtcccgtcgccgttaTCCGTCATCGTGACGTCCGCGTATCCGGtgccggtggacgcgtccacgacgtacGCTCGAAACGGATCaccgccggagacggcgtaGTTTCCGTttgcgtccctcgcgcgaacGGTGACCCGACCGGCGCCGTtaacgacggcgccgcgcaccccggcgccgtacacgaggctcttcgccgcgtccgccgcccccggcgacaccgcgcccgcgaacggcgagTCGGTCACGTCCATCCCGCCCATCGTCACGCGAACAGAAGACGTTCCGGAAACCGTCGGCGTGTACGACACGTCGTACCGCATTCGCGCCGAGTTCCAAAccaccgtcggcgactggacgacgtccacggcgccgcacGCCCCGAACGTACTCCCGGGTACCGTCACCGACACGTGCACGGCGGGGGTGatcgtcgcgtgcgccgacgttcgcgcgTTGCCGTatcgatcggcggcgacgacgtgaaACGAAGCCGGCgttcccgccgtcgccgtctgcaacccggcgccgacgacgctcgtggcgctcgcgtccggagctccggcggtgacggtgaaccgcgcgttcgaggcgctcgttccgccgacgcgttcgccgccgaggtacgcggcgacgacgtacgtctccgcggcggggatgttGAAGCTGACGACGTGCTTGAGCGACGTGCGGTTCCACGCGATTcgaaccgcgccgccggtgccagACGCGGACGAGTCGTCGGTGCTGGCGAAGGTACGCGACGTTGACGATGTAGACGAGGGTATCATCTTGACCACGAGGTCGTGCGTTCgatcctcctcgacgtcgttaTCGTTGGCGTCCCTGAGGGTGATGTCGACGgagccgtcctcgcccgcggcgaaggaggaggcggcgacggcgatttGGGTGTTGTCCAGTTTCGGATCGCCGGCTACGATGGTGACTTTGAattcgccgtcggcgccgcccacggtGTGGAACATGTCGCCGTCCGGAGCCGTCTGCGTCACGCCCACTGTGTAGACGCCCGACTTGGTGAGCTTGTACGTGCCCGTGTGCGTGCCgtcgttggcggcggcgtcgtaaGTCATGGGTTTCTTGCTCTCCTCCGCGTGGTTGTCGGAATCTCTCGTGACGTTGAACTCGTACGCGCTCGAGTCCTTCGTGATGACGTTGCCGTACGCGTCCAGCGGGACCACCGCGAGGCTCACCTCGGTGTCGGCGACGATTCGACCGTCCTTAACCGCGCCGCTGCCGAGCAACAGAGACTTTTCCGCGGACGCTTTCGCCACCGTGACGTTGGCGTCGTGAATGCACACGTCAATCGCCGTGAAATTAatcgggtcgtcgccgcacgtcgtcgcgttgcAGGTGCTGTTGGAGACGCAcagctgcgcgccgccgatctGCGCCGTGACGGCGTACTCAGTCGCGCGGGTCAGGGTGGCGTACGCTTTGTAGCCAAAGCCGGCAGCCGTCCCCTCGAAATTGCGCGAGACCTCGGCGATGATgaaatcgccgccgccgccgccgttgccgttCTTATCCTGGAACTTAACCAGCAGCTCGCGGTGCGCGGTgtcgatcgtcgcgacgttGCCGAACTTATCCCTCAGATCGACGTCGATCTGCACCTTCGTCCCGGCTTCGTAAGTGTCGGTTTCGCCCTGCTTGTAACTTGAAGGTAACAACTGATCGGTCGAGTTGCTCGGCCTATCTGCCGTCTCGCCCTCGTACACGATGGTCGTGAGACCgactcgcgacgacgcattCGCCCGAACGTAATTCACGGCGGGACCGCCCTTGACGTGAATCGTGTACGGGCTATCGCCCAGGGGCGCGGCTCCGAGCTTGACGTGAATCTCGTACTGACCAGCCTGGGTCTTCGCAAACTTGAAGTACCGCTCGCCGATTCGGTCGTCCCGCGAGATCACCAGAGGCGTTGGACTTGGTTCGTGGTAGAAGCCGTGCTGATCGCGCCACCCCTCATCCGCCAGCCAGTCCGCTCGGGTCTTGCCCCCGCTCTCCGGGCCGACGCCAAAGTATTGAATCGTCGCGgtgatcgcggcgtcgtcgtcaaagGCGTGGTCCAATCCATCCGAGGAACGAACGGTGAAGTCGACGATCTCCTccacggtcgccgcgcccaatTTCGGGTCATCGACGACCCTGtcgagcgccggcgacgtgacTTCGTAGTCCACGACCAGCGCCTTCTTCGGCTCGACCCTGAACCTCTCGACGGTGTGCTGCACGCCCCAGAACGAAACCGTGAAGAAGAACAATCCGGATTTGCCGGGGGAGAACGCTATGGCGTAGTTGCCGTTGCCGAggtcctccgcggtgccgtACGTCTCCATGCCGTAGTTGGTGACCAGGTTGAGGTGCAAGTCGGTCGTCTCCCAGTAGTGCTGAATCTTCACCTCGATCCCatccgcctcgccgccctccgcgttGATCTTACCGGCCCGGTCCTTCCCCCGCACGAgcagcgtcgtcgtctgatGAATCTGAACcaccgccggcacgctctcCACCGTCGATTCCTTACCCAGACACGTCgtgtccacgccgtcgacgagcgcgggatTGGCGTTTCGTCCCGGGCACGAGAATTGCGACGAGTTTTTTGTCACCAGCAGCCAAtacgtcgctcgcgtcccgccgtcgccggagacgtcAATCTCCACCAGCGTGGGATTTCGAGCGTCCATGACCAGCGCCACGCcagacgcgtcgcgatcgtccccCGTGCCGCTGGtgttggcggcgtcgatccatccgtccgtctcgtcctcgttcaggaacgccgtcgccgggtaCCCGAGCCTCGGGTCGCTCGACCTCATGCGAACCGTGGCGTTGACGTTGTTCACCttcacgacgacgtcgatgctCGGGGCGTCGTACCTGGTCTCCACGGCGTACCCCGCGGTCACGCCAACGCCGAACGGCTTGGGACGGCACGTCAGCGTCGTGTTGATCACGTAGCTCGGGACGTGCGTGTGGTTTACGTGTTGGGTGGAAAATTTGGACGAGTCGGCGCATTCcgggagcgcctcgagcgacgtcgcgtccgcgttcgtGAGGTTGGCGTATAGCGTCCGGTCGAGCCGTTCCGCCCACGTGGAcacggcgaacgacgccgacaGCCCGCCGGGGGAGTAGTCCCCCCATatcgcgtccacctcgcggaAAGACCACCCCTCCACCAGTCTGACGTTCTCGtgcaccgccaccgcctgcggcccgtcggtgtcgtcgtggctcgtcgcgagcgcgcccgggggtatcgcgcacgccaccgcgagcaccgcgagcagcgtcgatcgcgcgagctcggcgatggacgggcggcccgcgggtccgcgcgctcccatcgcgccccgaggcgtcgccgcccgacgctTAGCAatctccccgcgcgccccgccagCGCCCGTCCGCATCGGCACAGCTGTGGAGTGCCCTCTCCGTGGAGTGCCCTCGgagcgccccccgcggagagcgcgcgaGTGGATCTCTCCGCCCCGGGCGCTGATGCCGTCGGGAGGGTCCGCTCCGCGATGAAAGTCGCCCGCTGCTAGTGCGCGCGCCTCTCGAGTGCCGCGCAGCTGCGGTGGCGCGCCCCCTATCGGAAACGGCCCATCCCGTGATTGCGAAGCACAACGGTCCCTAACAACGCCTGAACTCCCAGGTTGACTTTTTGGTGCAGTTTTGCAGACTGAGAGTGATACAAAAGTGGGAAGCTCTTCTCGACGCGGCCCGTTCCACCGGCCCGCGCCGAGAAATTTGGGCACCCGGTGCCAACATTAGTGCTCGAGCCATCGTCCTCGTGACcactccgcgccgcggccgcctccagGGTCGCCCGGTCGGCCCATGTCGAGCGACGAGCTTCGATCGTgggtcgtcgcgctccacgccccgcgcgccgtccacaAGTTCCGGCTCAAGGCGTGGGCGGggttcctccgcgagcgcgggtgcgtcgtcgtcgtcccggccAAGGATCTcaggcgccgcgcgacgcacgtgcTCCTCGTGGACCCCCCgtgcgcggaggaggacgacccgaggttcgcggcgtACCTCGCGTCCATGCCCGCAtcgtgcgtcgcgggcgccggcggcgggaccccACCGACGATCCTGCGGCAGGAGTGGATGTACGACAGCATCAGACAAAAGCGCGCGCTGCCGACGGGCCCGTACGCGctcggatccgccgcgaccaggacgccgctcgcggacgtccaacccgccccgcgcgcatccAATCCCCGTACGCGCGCGCatccgaacgacgacgacgcgagcgcgaagccgccagctgtgccgccggcgccgacgcgaggggaCGACGGATGGGGGGGCGagatcctccgcgccgcgaacgacgcgagggacgagaCGAGGCGCCTgaccttcgccgccgccggcgagcccggccagggcgtcggcggcgtggaggcggGCACGCTCCGCGggtgcctcgccgccgagtgcgacgcggcggcgtcgtccgcggcgtcgcacgcgccgtgGGAGGGAGCGTCCACGCGAGGCGACTTCGCGAGGTTCCGACGCGAGGGATACCCCGGATTCGTCGGCGCAAccaacgtcgtcgaggacgagatcGAGCGACGCCTGGGCGCGCGATGGGACGCTCGAgaggccgagcgcgtcgcgggagaggacgcggcgtgggcggcggcggcggcggcgaaggcggggacgcgggcgcgggcgagagccggcgtcgggtcggGACCCGAGgaatcgtcgcgcccgggagGATTCGGCCGACGGACGCTCCTCCTGGACCTCCCCGACggcgtgctcggcgaggtgaTGGAGCGCCTgtgcctccgcgacgcgctcaacgcgggggcgacgtgcCGGCGCCTCTTGGACGTCGCgttcgggcggcgcgtgcggcggcggcggcaaaggcggcggcgggaggggggGATCGGGCACGAaaacgccggcgacggcgacgacgacgcggaatTCGTACTCGGCGGAtccgcgcgggacccgccgccttggcccgACCGctccggcggcgttcgccaaCACGCGTGCCTCCGGGTGATGACGTGGAACCTCAAGAACAACGACccggaccccgccgcccggttCGCCAACCAgcccggcgcgaacgagcgcgggggcggttgGCACTGGCACGTGCGGTGCCCGATAGTCGCGAGATCCGTGCAGAGGGACGCGCCGCACGTGCTGTGCCTCCAGGAGGACCTCGGGTGCATGGCGTCCGAGCTGATGTGCGCGAGGGAGATGCGCGAGGAAGGGTACGACGCCACGGAGTACAGGTGctacccgccgccggtgaggtcgttgagggacgcggacgccgccgcaagGGCTCGGCGCGTGCTGCTCTCCCCGTCGGAGACTGATCCGCTttgcgccggcgacgcgatcgatgAGACGATCGCGAACGCGCTTCGTGAGGGCGCGAGGTGGGAGCAGAACAGCGTGTGGTggcgggacgacgcgttcgaggcgatggacgcgggtCAGTTTGAGTGGCTCGACGGCAGGACCAGGGCTCGATTCCGCGGGTTAAGCGTGCTCGGAACCGTGCCCGGAACCGTGCCCAGAAGCGAGCACGGAGGCGTGCCCGGAAGCGTCGTCACGTTCACGTGGGTGCTCCTGAGGCTCAAGGGTGACGAACGCGGTTGCGGTATGGCCAAAGGGGTGACGCGTTCGATCGACAAACGGATCGTCGCGTGCTCGACGCACGTCGAGGCTGGCCACGACTGGAACGACGACGTGCCGGCGAAGCGAAACAGCGCCATCTGCGTCCGAGCGTGCGTGCGAAGGATCCAGGACCTTcacggccgcgacgtcccgatcgtcgtcggcggcgatttCAACATGCAGAAGATTCAGCAGCACTACAGGCTcctgacgggcgcgggggcggggataTCTCGGGGTTTGTCGAACGTCTCGGGAAATTTGTCATCGGGGACGGCCAATCGCGCCACCgggaagggcggcggcggcggcggcggcggcgggggatctcccgcggacgcccccgacgcttCCCCGCCTCGTAAGCAGCGCGAGTgggacctcgacgaggagcgcgcggatcgTGCTTCggagctcgtggacgtcTTCGACTGCCTCGACGCTGATAACCCGATCGCCCGTTTCGATCGTAAGCACCGCGGGGTTCGATCCGGCGGTCACGCCGGCACGACGTGGCACGGTTGGGAGGGacccgcgcacgcggagaTGATCTCGAACACGATCGCGAAGCACTGCAAGCACAACGCGCAGCTGGGGTGGTGGGAtcccggcgagctcggggacgGGCCGGGTGACGGCGGTTTTCATTCTTTcaagcgccggcgcgggtggggtcgcgacgaccaaccgggcgtcggcggcggacacggcggtgccgtcggcggcgcgcgcggaggaggttcCACGGCCAGGGTTCTGGGCGCGGTGGGCCACCAGCGGCACATAGACCACGTCTTCGTCGCCagaggcgacggcgtgcgcgacgacACCCGAGCCGACGTGCAGTGTCGAGCTCGTTGCGTTCGAGCGTACGTCCGCGTCGATACCAACTCGGAGACGTttcggcggcgtggggagtcgaggtgcgcgtgcggcgcgtaCGCCGTGGGCGGGCCGATGAGCGAGACGTGCGCGTgtcacgacgtcgacggggtTTGGGCGAGCGATCACTTCCCGGTGGTGGCGGACCTTCGGCTGTCGTGGtcggcggacgagggcgagccCGTTCGGCGTTttcggtcgcggcgcccgcacACGCCTTGAGATTAGTCTACTTTGAGATGGACGTTGTTACAGGTCAGTAGTCTACGATGGGGCGCTACTAACGAAAGAATGGTTccgaccgacgcggacgcgtcaccgcggccTCGGTATGTTCCTGGGCATCGAGAGGTGCTTGCCGACCTGCTCCTCCTGTTGCTTGGCGAGGTAGGCGTTGATCTCGTCCGGGGCCATCCCCGCGTAAGGGTCCCCGTCCGGCGCGTTTTGCCTCAGCAGAGCCTCGATCTCGTGCGGCTCCATCCCCTCGAAcggatcgtcgccgtccgcgaacgacttaccctccagcgccgcctgcaTCGCGCGTCGATTCTCGCGCaggtccgcctcgagctcctccttgcTCTTCACGCTCTGAT
It encodes the following:
- a CDS encoding endonuclease/exonuclease/phosphatase (contains BRCT, F-box and exo_endo_phos domains. The breast cancer susceptibility gene contains at its C-terminus two copies of a conserved domain that was named BRCT for BRCA1 C-terminus), which produces MSSDELRSWVVALHAPRAVHKFRLKAWAGFLRERGCVVVVPAKDLRRRATHVLLVDPPCAEEDDPRFAAYLASMPASCVAGAGGGTPPTILRQEWMYDSIRQKRALPTGPYALGSAATRTPLADVQPAPRASNPRTRAHPNDDDASAKPPAVPPAPTRGDDGWGGEILRAANDARDETRRLTFAAAGEPGQGVGGVEAGTLRGCLAAECDAAASSAASHAPWEGASTRGDFARFRREGYPGFVGATNVVEDEIERRLGARWDAREAERVAGEDAAWAAAAAAKAGTRARARAGVGSGPEESSRPGGFGRRTLLLDLPDGVLGEVMERLCLRDALNAGATCRRLLDVAFGRRVRRRRQRRRREGGIGHENAGDGDDDAEFVLGGSARDPPPWPDRSGGVRQHACLRVMTWNLKNNDPDPAARFANQPGANERGGGWHWHVRCPIVARSVQRDAPHVLCLQEDLGCMASELMCAREMREEGYDATEYRCYPPPVRSLRDADAAARARRVLLSPSETDPLCAGDAIDETIANALREGARWEQNSVWWRDDAFEAMDAGQFEWLDGRTRARFRGLSVLGTVPGTVPRSEHGGVPGSVVTFTWVLLRLKGDERGCGMAKGVTRSIDKRIVACSTHVEAGHDWNDDVPAKRNSAICVRACVRRIQDLHGRDVPIVVGGDFNMQKIQQHYRLLTGAGAGISRGLSNVSGNLSSGTANRATGKGGGGGGGGGGSPADAPDASPPRKQREWDLDEERADRASELVDVFDCLDADNPIARFDRKHRGVRSGGHAGTTWHGWEGPAHAEMISNTIAKHCKHNAQLGWWDPGELGDGPGDGGFHSFKRRRGWGRDDQPGVGGGHGGAVGGARGGGSTARVLGAVGHQRHIDHVFVARGDGVRDDTRADVQCRARCVRAYVRVDTNSETFRRRGESRCACGAYAVGGPMSETCACHDVDGVWASDHFPVVADLRLSWSADEGEPVRRFRSRRPHTP